One genomic window of Bactrocera dorsalis isolate Fly_Bdor chromosome 4, ASM2337382v1, whole genome shotgun sequence includes the following:
- the LOC105222660 gene encoding cell cycle control protein 50A: MASEDETQGVQEKSKKPSDSAFKQQRLPAWQPVLTAGTVLPTFFVIGILFIPVGVALLYFSDEVSEFVYDYTNCKRTGYNMTCAQYLTTNYNGSCKCEIEFELPKQFTGNVYMYYGLSNYYQNHRRYVKSRDDEQLLGRLSSSPSSDCIPFAYVEENGGDIPIAPCGAIANSLFNDTLTLKFNGTDVPLLNTGIAWPSDKNIKFKNPPGNLTLALQHFSKPKFWQKELWELDPKNPDNNGFQNEDLIVWMRTAALPSFRKLYRRVDHSKKDFQNGLNKGSYTLEILYQYPVKSFDGSKKMILSTTSLLGGKNPFLGIAYIVVGSICLVLGVALLFIHIKCSKSTTEMINVNPRTPYS, translated from the exons ATGGCATCAGAAGATGAAACTCAAGGAGTGCAAGAGAAATCTAAAAAACCTTCAG ATTCGGCTTTTAAGCAGCAGCGGCTTCCTGCATGGCAGCCAGTGCTAACAGCTGGCACTGTATTGCCAACATTTTTCGTAATTGGAATTCTGTTCATACCTGTAGGAGTGGCATTGCTATACTTTTCAGATGAAGTTAGCGAATTCGTTTACGACTATACCAACTGCAAAAGGACTGGATATAACATGACCTGTGCACAATATTTGACTACTAATTACAATGGATCCTGTAAATGTGAAATTGAATTTGAACTACCCAAGCAATTTACA ggaaatgtttatatgtattacgGCCTTAGtaattattatcaaaatcatCGACGTTATGTAAAGTCTAGGGATGATGAACAGTTATTGGGTCGCTTGTCGTCAAGTCCATCGTCAGATTGCATACCATTCGCTTATGTTGAAGAAAATGGTGGAGATATACCTATTGCGCCGTGCGGAGCCATTGCCAATTCGCTTTTCAACG ATACGTTAACACTGAAATTCAATGGAACAGATGTACCACTACTTAATACCGGCATTGCCTGGCCCTCcgataaaaacattaaatttaagaATCCACCAGGAAATTTAACTCTGGCACTGCAACACTTTAGTAAGCCCAAGTTTTGGCAAAAAGAACTTTGGGAACTGGACCCTAAAAACCCTGACAATAATGGATTCCAA AATGAAGATTTAATCGTTTGGATGCGCACAGCAGCTTTGCCCAGTTTTCGTAAACTTTATCGACGAGTTGACCATTCcaaaaaagattttcaaaatggtttgaataaGGGTTCCTATACACTTGAAATACTTTATC AATACCCTGTGAAGTCATTTGATGGATCTAAGAAAATGATTTTATCGACGACGTCTCTACTTGGCGGCAAAAATCCATTCCTTGGCATTGCATACATTGTTGTCGGATCCATATGTCTAGTGCTTGGTGTAGCATTGTTATTCATACATATCAAATGCAGCAAGAG CACTACGGAAATGATCAACGTCAATCCGCGCACACCTTATTCGTAA